The genomic region TGGATCGCCGAGCGCTGGCCGACGGCGCTCGGCACGAGGTGACGCCATGACCGAGGACCTGGGCATCCGCACCTACCGCGACAATGACCTCGAGTCACTGGTCGAGCTGGGCCTGCGGGCGTGGCAGCCGGTGTTCGAGTCATGGCGCGAGATTCTCGGAGACCGCCTCTACGACCTTGCCTACCCCGACTGGCGATCGAAGCAGGCCTCGCAAATCCGTCGGACGTGCCTCGATAGCGCGGCGAGAACACTCGTGGCCGAGATCGGCGGGCTCGTCGCGGGCTTTGCCGTCGTCACGGTGCAGGCTGACCGACCGCTCGGGACGGCGACGGGAGAGGTCGAGATGATCGCCGTGCACCCCGCCGCCCAGCGCAGCGGGGCAGGGCG from Corynebacterium genitalium ATCC 33030 harbors:
- a CDS encoding GNAT family N-acetyltransferase; amino-acid sequence: MTEDLGIRTYRDNDLESLVELGLRAWQPVFESWREILGDRLYDLAYPDWRSKQASQIRRTCLDSAARTLVAEIGGLVAGFAVVTVQADRPLGTATGEVEMIAVHPAAQRSGAGRRLMEEALEIMRGAGCALARIGTGGDEGHAPARSLYESCNEKCTSFSKEVTDGYEHERDEAPSRAERTAWPQSPICRVPSVRTDRSR